The following coding sequences are from one Salvia hispanica cultivar TCC Black 2014 chromosome 3, UniMelb_Shisp_WGS_1.0, whole genome shotgun sequence window:
- the LOC125215513 gene encoding uncharacterized protein LOC125215513, with the protein MDRRALPLRQGPIDERQYRSALSQIIAVESTSYLAPSTASADSLNKEFKLHIGRFFYENGLDFDAASSTSFKSMISLFSRRGIQCQAPTVEELNGWIFRDVMREATSRVDEIKRSWAVTGCSILLDGWTYANDRTFVNVLVDSPKGTVYLSSSDITDCVGNMEAMQTFLARVLADVGLHNVVQIVTYSSSAFMMEAGRQLMERYRPIFWTVSASHCIELILENLATMDVIHETLEKAKIISSFVHNHPVALKYVQDQTNGSGLVDSSRMSIMRPFLMVENIVIKKGALKKMFSASHSQSSNLMATVEGRKASEVLADRSFWRGATTILNGAIPVVRLIEWMDNSGRVHMGYIYETIDQAKETIKEGLKKKSEYMPFWDAIDDVWNKCLYGPLHSAGYYFNPNLFYTSDAYVDSEVVTGMSCFLVRSAADFRMQDQMVVQMELYRTGRGGMAAGVPEERRSNLSPGELSLAHVIVVIYMSFFLLNWCFVVAHWWSRYAGECPELQRRVIRLLSQTCDGAARYQLRRSLAETLLTKGGNEDEQKWLRDMVFLRYNMHLQNFVIGSSVSDDAN; encoded by the coding sequence ATGGATAGAAGAGCGCTTCCTTTGAGACAGGGACCTATTGACGAGAGGCAGTATAGGAGTGCATTGTCGCAAATCATCGCGGTGGAGTCTACGTCTTACCTCGCTCCGTCCACCGCCAGTGCTGATTCTCTGAACAAAGAGTTCAAACTGCACATAGGCAGATTCTTTTACGAGAACGGGCTGGATTTTGATGCAGCCAGTTCAACAAGCTTTAAGAGCATGATCTCCCTATTCTCTCGAAGGGGGATTCAGTGTCAAGCTCCTACTGTCGAGGAGTTGAATGGGTGGATATTCAGGGATGTGATGAGGGAAGCGACCTCACGCGTGGATGAGATCAAAAGATCGTGGGCAGTCACTGGCTGTAGCATCTTGCTCGATGGATGGACGTATGCCAATGACCGGACCTTTGTGAATGTTTTGGTCGACTCCCCCAAAGGTACTGTGTACCTTTCCTCGTCCGACATAACTGATTGTGTTGGAAACATGGAGGCTATGCAGACGTTCCTAGCGAGGGTTCTGGCGGACGTTGGACTCCATAACGTTGTTCAAATAGTCACATACTCGAGCTCGGCCTTCATGATGGAGGCCGGTAGGCAGCTCATGGAGAGATATCGGCCAATCTTTTGGACAGTGAGTGCTTCTCACTGCATTGAGCTTATTTTGGAGAATCTGGCAACGATGGATGTCATCCACGAGACGTTGGAGAAGGCGAAGATCATCTCAAGCTTTGTCCACAACCACCCGGTTGCTCTAAAGTATGTGCAAGACCAGACGAATGGGAGCGGCCTGGTTGATTCTTCGAGGATGAGTATAATGAGGCCCTTCCTGATGGTCGAGAATATCGTGATAAAGAAGGGAGCGTTGAAGAAAATGTTCTCCGCCTCTCATTCTCAAAGCTCGAACTTGATGGCAACCGTGGAGGGAAGAAAAGCGAGTGAGGTGCTGGCGGATCGTTCGTTCTGGAGAGGGGCCACGACTATTCTGAATGGCGCTATACCTGTCGTGCGCCTGATAGAATGGATGGACAACAGTGGAAGGGTCCACATGGGGTATATATACGAGACCATTGATCAGGCGAAGGAGACCATCAAGGAGGGGCTCAAGAAGAAATCTGAATACATGCCATTTTGGGATGCAATCGACGATGTTTGGAATAAGTGCCTCTACGGCCCTCTCCACTCTGCGGGCTACTACTTTAACCCCAACCTTTTCTACACGAGCGACGCGTATGTCGATTCTGAAGTTGTCACCGGCATGTCCTGCTTCCTTGTTCGCTCGGCTGCTGATTTCCGTATGCAGGATCAGATGGTTGTCCAGATGGAGCTGTACAGAACCGGCAGAGGTGGCATGGCTGCCGGAGTTCCTGAAGAACGAAGATCGAATCTTTCTCCCGGTGAATTATCACTCGCTCATGTTATAGTAGTCATATACATGTCATTCTTTCTACTAAACTGGTGTTTTGTTGTAGCTCATTGGTGGTCGAGATATGCCGGGGAATGCCCGGAGTTGCAGAGGCGGGTGATTCGATTGCTGAGCCAGACGTGCGACGGTGCAGCCAGGTATCAGCTCAGGAGAAGCTTGGCAGAGACACTTTTGACCAAGGGAGGGAATGAAGATGAGCAAAAGTGGCTAAGGGATATGGTTTTCCTTAGATACAATATGCATCTCCAGAATTTTGTGATTGGCAGCTCTGTTTCCGATGATGCCAATTGA